In Fusarium fujikuroi IMI 58289 draft genome, chromosome FFUJ_chr08, one genomic interval encodes:
- a CDS encoding related to thioredoxin, whose translation MPVIEIKSQEDYEKLRKKYKVVIINANASWAGPCKAMSPIYDRLSNQIPYNPELFVLAKLDIDDVPDLAEKLDVQGVPFFMIYENGKRKESFLMPSPTTLQKFLIMWSDKAHELGK comes from the coding sequence ATGCCTGTCATTGAGatcaaaagccaagaagactACGAGAAACTCCGCAAGAAATACAaagtcgtcatcatcaatgccaatgcTTCATGGGCCGGTCCCTGTAAGGCCATGAGCCCTATCTACGACAGACTCTCCAACCAAATCCCCTACAACCCGGAGCTCTTCGTCCTCGCTAAACTAGACATCGACGACGTACCTGATCTTGCTGAAAAACTCGACGTTCAAGGCGTCCCGTTTTTCATGATTTACGAGAAtgggaagagaaaggagagtTTCTTGATGCCCAGCCCGACTACACTCCAGAAGTTTCTTATCATGTGGTCTGACAAAGCTCATGAGTTAGGGAAATAA
- a CDS encoding related to RNA EXonuclease — MASKATIVWKSSVDPELTWKGIWPMIDLWLRAYSSRQNLGGLPSGVNSPNCFAFSIPLPSLYKSTKTPQYQMFSSTKVLTQHNKAKHGKLPKTIPVQKQEIKVPIPQPLLEYHFKDPSYRRFPLLNMAVIHDRLILQCHSSQRLKKEGYNMGQENCNNGTKAAIRNKRIRAPNPDPLWPKRKAVALDCEMVWVRNGGREILSISVVDFFSGEVLVYSLVEPQEPIVDWRTHIHGIGPESLSMAMSQGRVLPGWAAARQQLFKHINTETVIVGQSLQHDLKWLRVSHVRIFDTAIVAAEAVSGTDFGFGRRWSLKSLCADLLKLRIRQGPEAHCALEDAMAAREVALWCICYPDKLKQWAKRAHKKSRTERPKEADHKKNGRRKVYHSHDGGEGNVGVPL, encoded by the exons ATGGCTAGTAAGGCTACCATTG TCTGGAAATCTTCTGTTGATCCTGAGTTGACATGGAAAGGTATATGGCCTATGATTG acttgtggctgagagcttattcCAGCAGACAGAACCTAGGAGGCCTACCAAGCGGGGTAAACAGCCCGAATTGCTTTGCCTTCTCCATTCCCCTTCCTTCACTTTACAAGTCAACCAAGACA CCCCAGTATCAAATGTTCAGCAGCACAAAAGTCTTGACCCAGCATAACAAGGCAAAACATGGAAAATTGCCAAAGACAATCCCAGTCCAGAAACAAGAGATAAAGGTCCCAATCCCTCAACCTTTACTGGAATATCATTTCAAAGACCCGAGCTACAGAAGATTCCCGCTACTCAACATGGCCGTCATCCACGATCGCCTCATTCTCCAATGCCATTCCTCTCAGCGCCTGAAAAAGGAGGGCTACAATATGGGTCAGGAAAATTGTAACAACGGGACAAAAGCCGCCATAAGAAACAAAAGGATTAGGGCTCCTAATCCAGACCCGCTATGGCCCAAAAGAAAAGCAGTCGCTCTCGATTGCGAAATGGTGTGGGTCAGAAACGGTGGCCGTGAGATATTATCTATCAGCGTTGTCGACTTCTTTAGTGGCGAAGTTTTGGTTTATTCCCTTGTTGAACCTCAAGAGCCTATCGTGGATTGGCGCACACATATTCATGGCATAGGGCCAGAATCACTTTCAATGGCCATGTCTCAAGGACGAGTTCTTCCCGGTTGGGCAGCAGCGCGACAACAGCTGTTCAAGCATATCAACACAGAAACCGTAATAGTTGGGCAGTCTCTACAGCACGATTTGAAATGGCTACGGGTATCACATGTGAGGATTTTCGATACTGCTATTGTCGCAGCAGAAGCTGTGTCTGGAACAGACTTTGGTTTTGGTCGCCGGTGGAGTCTCAAATCACTCTGTGCAGATTTGTTGAAGTTGCGTATCCGGCAGGGTCCCGAGGCTCATTGTGCCTTGGAGGACGCTATGGCGGCACGAGAGGTTGCGCTCTGGTGTATATGCTACCCTGACAAGTTGAAGCAATGGGCAAAGAGGGCACACAAAAAGAGTCGTACTGAAAGGCCGAAAGAGGCGGATCATAAGAaaaatggaagaagaaaagtgtatcattctcatgatggtggtgaaggcAATGTTGGGGTCCCTCTATAG
- a CDS encoding related to integral membrane protein, which produces MAANGDEVTYDPAFLNESRQNEVYATHIAFFIVMMIIVPCRFFSSRLTKKTLSWDDWLAYFAAFNTVGVFITSMLWLRFGLGRHLAWVMQDDLKNIENFFKAIVANEIMYTTALACARLSLVAFFYHIFGVSSMRYFLHGFVAFIVAWAISTYVPSIRTCWPISSFWDGTNQNCIDLSKFYVGVAIGGIITDIGLMIVPLPYIWALKVPLYHKILIAIMLVFGSFACFVTIIRLTKVITVDLTDPTWGTVDLMIWTGMEVYSAVICCCLPTMRPLIKFVWKKLGLKQLSSSGNTDPSKPTSNGTAMWGSKSRQNSRHLGDGILASNADEVELTKHAYYELHSDNAHGRSQDSIAVHQQG; this is translated from the exons ATGGCTGCCAATGGGGACGAGGTTACCTACGATCCGGCTTTTCTCAATGAGAGTCGGCAAAATGAGGTTTATGCGACGCATATCGCATTCTTCAtcgtgatgatgatcatTGTGCCGTGTCGGTTCTTTtcatcaaggttgacgaagaagacgctGTCTTGGGACGATTGGCTAGCGTACTTTGCAGCT TTCAATACTGTTGGGGTATTCATCACAAGTATGCTGTGGCTTCGATTTGGCCTAGGTAGGCATCTTGCTTGGGTGATGCAGGATGACCTGAAGAACATCGAaaacttcttcaaggccaTCGTTGCAAATGAGATCATGTACACAACGGCGTTGGCCTGTGCGAGGCTATCCCTTGTAGCATTTTTCTACCATATCTTCGGTGTCTCGAGCATGAGATATTTCCTGCACGGATTCGTCGCCTTTATCGTTGCATGGGCCATCTCGACG TATGTTCCATCGATTCGAACATGCTGGCCTATTTCTAGCTTTTGGGATGGCACGAACCAGAACTGCATCGATCTTTCGAAATTTTATGTTGGAGTCGCGATTGGTGGTATCATCACTGACATTGGTCTAATGATTGTTCCTCTGCCGTATATCTGGGCCTTGAAGGTACCCTTGTACCATAAGATCTTGATCGCAATCATGTTGGTCTTTGGTAGTTT TGCCTGTTTCGTCACCATCATCCGCCTCACCAAGGTCATCACCGTTGATCTGACGGATCCAACTTGGGGAACTGTCGACCTGATGATCTGGACCGGCATGGAGGTCTACAG TGCGGTGATCTGCTGCTGTCTCCCAACGATGCGTCCCTTGATCAAGTTTGTCTGGAAGAAGCTTGGGTTGAAGCAATTGAGTTCAAGCGGGAACACAGATCCATCAAAGCCTACGTCAAATGGAACAGCCATGTGGGGAAGCAAATCCCGTCAGAACTCACGACATTTGGGAGATGGCATTCTTGCATCGAATGCAGACGAGGTGGAGTTGACAAAGCATGCTTACTATGAACTGCATTCAGATAATGCTCACGGTCGATCACAAGACTCTATCGCGGTGCATCAGCAAGGTTGA
- a CDS encoding related to phenol 2-monooxygenase has product MVTTQETSVVIVGGSLVGLSTALFLSHLNVPTILIERHPGSSLHPRAIGYTARTIELFRTVGVESKLKGIQWSGGPPRRIVVESLAGKWTKEQGWTQKPKGGPPVSFAEYSPTEGVAIAQDVIEPVLRDRARELGADLRLGFTVTGWSQDNQGVTVNATSNDGEEIHVKASYMVACDGNRSRIRESLGIQRHGVGLLRKLQSIMFRCEPLQHFLDHGYSQFQIEGREDGFEAFMTTYGGGRWMLAWNEDVDDPEAVLDDATQRDMIRKASGVQDLRDEDIQLITTGKWDIGGLIADKFSSGRVFLAGDAAHALPPNRGGYGANTGIADAHNLAWKLASVLCGESSPELLDTYDVERRPVADVRHDQIFAREDYKRYVVNKEWPGKNVEIMDDVAMEFGYFYNSKAIVGGPDGSAPVKRPNEWNGQPGTRAPHVALKGDNGSTLDCFGTTWVSISKEKRWSQLVAEAYKTTGVKIVFVHVGGDVTEKNKGDFNRLYGVDDSGCSLIRPDGFVAWRAPIWSAEAQKDFMQALGQVSLSSKHTDELR; this is encoded by the coding sequence ATGGTAACTACACAAGAAACATCAGTTGTCATCGTCGGCGGCAGCCTCGTCGGCCTCTCAACcgccctcttcctctcccatCTCAACGTGCCCACCATCCTCATAGAGCGCCACCCCGGCAGTTCCCTTCACCCTCGTGCCATCGGCTACACTGCCCGCACAATTGAACTCTTCCGTACCGTTGGCGTAGAGTCGAAACTCAAAGGAATCCAATGGTCAGGCGGCCCACCTCGCCGTATCGTTGTTGAGAGTCTTGCCGGCAAGTGGACGAAGGAGCAAGGCTGGACACAGAAACCTAAAGGTGGACCTCCTGTCTCGTTTGCGGAATACTCTCCTACAGAAGGTGTTGCTATTGCTCAAGATGTCATTGAACCTGTTTTGAGAGATCGGGCGAGGGAGCTTGGTGCGGATCTTAGACTGGGTTTTACTGTTACGGGCTGGAGTCAAGATAATCAAGGCGTTACAGTCAATGCCACTTCGAATGACGGCGAAGAAATTCATGTCAAGGCAAGTTACATGGTCGCATGCGATGGCAACCGCAGCCGTATTCGAGAAAGTCTCGGCATCCAGCGCCATGGCGTTGGTCTTCTTCGGAAGCTCCAGAGCATCATGTTCAGATGCGAGCCTCTACAGCATTTCCTCGACCACGGCTACAGTCAATTCCAGATCGAAGGTCGCGAAGATGGTTTCGAGGCTTTCATGACCACTTATGGCGGTGGGCGATGGATGTTGGCTTGGAACGAAGATGTCGACGATCCTGAAGCTGTTCTAGATGACGCCACCCAGCGCGACATGATCCGCAAGGCTTCTGGTGTACAGGATCTCCGTGACGAGGACATCCAACTCATCACCACTGGAAAATGGGACATTGGTGGTCTCATCGCGGATAAGTTCTCTTCTGGTCGCGTCTTCCTGGCTGGCGATGCAGCTCATGCCCTACCTCCGAATCGCGGCGGCTATGGAGCAAACACTGGTATAGCCGATGCACATAACCTTGCTTGGAAGCTTGCATCTGTACTTTGTGGTGAATCATCGCCAGAACTTCTTGATACATACGACGTTGAGAGAAGACCTGTCGCAGACGTCCGACATGACCAGATCTTTGCGAGGGAGGACTACAAGCGATACGTCGTCAACAAGGAATGGCCTGGAAAGAATGTTGAGATAATGGATGATGTGGCGATGGAATTCGGGTATTTTTATAACTCAAAGGCCATCGTCGGTGGTCCAGATGGATCAGCTCCCGTAAAGAGGCCAAATGAGTGGAATGGACAGCCAGGCACCAGAGCACCGCACGTTGCACTCAAAGGTGATAATGGCTCAACTCTAGACTGTTTCGGTACAACATGGGTTAGTATatcaaaagagaagagatggAGCCAGCTCGTGGCAGAGGCATATAAAACGACAGGCGTAAAGATTGTGTTTGTGCACGTTGGAGGTGACGTTACCGAAAAGAATAAGGGCGACTTCAACAGGCTTTATGGGGTGGATGATAGCGGCTGTTCGTTGATTCGGCCAGATGGCTTCGTTGCTTGGAGAGCACCGATATGGTCGGCTGAAGCACAGAAGGATTTCATGCAGGCGTTGGGTCAGGTCTCCCTCTCGTCGAAGCATACAGATGAGTTGCGGTGA